The following proteins are co-located in the Vibrio azureus genome:
- the gspF gene encoding type II secretion system inner membrane protein GspF codes for MAAFEYKALDATGKKKKGTIEGDNARQVRQRLKEQGLTPVEVVEVKAKAAKSSTSTGFKRGLKTSELALITRQLSTLVQSGMPLEECLKAVSEQAEKPRIRTMMAAVRSKVTEGYPLAESLGDYPHVFDELYLSMVSAGEKSGHLDAILERLADYVENRQKMRSKLQQALIYPVVLVVFSIGIVALLLSSVVPKMIEPILQMGQELPQLTQILLAASDFVQEWGLLIFSVVVVGLYGLKLALQKPDFRLAWDRKLLSLPIIGKISKGLNTARFARTLSICTSSAIPILEGMKVAVDVMSNRFVKQQVLAAADNVREGASLRKALEQTRLFPPMMLHMISSGEQSGELESMLTRAADNQDQSFESTVNIALGVFTPLLIAIMAGLVLFIVLATLMPMLEMNNLISG; via the coding sequence ATGGCAGCATTTGAGTACAAAGCGCTCGACGCAACAGGGAAAAAAAAGAAAGGTACGATTGAAGGCGATAATGCTCGACAAGTGCGCCAGCGTTTGAAAGAGCAAGGTCTGACACCGGTTGAAGTGGTTGAAGTCAAAGCGAAAGCGGCTAAATCATCGACTTCTACAGGTTTCAAGCGAGGCCTTAAAACCTCAGAACTGGCCTTGATTACTCGTCAGCTTTCGACTCTTGTTCAATCGGGTATGCCACTTGAAGAGTGTTTAAAAGCCGTATCGGAACAGGCTGAAAAACCACGTATACGCACCATGATGGCAGCGGTTCGCTCTAAAGTGACCGAGGGTTACCCTCTTGCAGAAAGCTTAGGTGATTACCCTCATGTGTTTGATGAGCTCTATCTCTCGATGGTGTCCGCCGGGGAAAAATCAGGTCATTTAGATGCCATCTTGGAACGCTTGGCGGATTACGTTGAGAACCGCCAAAAAATGCGCTCTAAGTTGCAACAAGCTCTGATTTACCCTGTTGTACTCGTGGTCTTTTCGATCGGTATTGTGGCCCTATTGCTGTCTTCGGTCGTGCCTAAGATGATTGAGCCTATTTTGCAAATGGGTCAAGAGTTGCCTCAATTGACCCAAATACTGCTGGCCGCCAGTGACTTTGTCCAAGAGTGGGGGTTACTGATTTTTAGTGTCGTAGTGGTGGGGTTGTATGGCCTCAAGTTGGCACTGCAAAAGCCCGACTTTCGTTTAGCTTGGGATAGAAAACTGCTCAGTCTGCCCATCATTGGCAAAATATCAAAAGGTCTTAACACCGCAAGATTTGCTCGCACTTTATCGATTTGTACCTCGAGTGCCATTCCTATTCTAGAAGGCATGAAAGTGGCGGTAGATGTTATGTCGAACCGCTTCGTCAAACAGCAAGTATTAGCAGCAGCGGATAACGTACGTGAAGGGGCGAGCTTACGTAAAGCTCTTGAGCAAACACGCCTCTTCCCGCCTATGATGCTGCATATGATTTCGAGTGGTGAGCAAAGTGGTGAGCTTGAAAGTATGCTTACGCGTGCTGCGGACAACCAAGATCAAAGCTTCGAATCTACTGTCAATATTGCCTTGGGTGTTTTTACGCCGCTATTGATCGCGATCATGGCTGGTTTGGTGTTGTTTATTGTCCTTGCCACCTTAATGCCAATGCTTGAAATGAATAATTTAATCAGTGGGTAA
- the gspG gene encoding type II secretion system major pseudopilin GspG gives MKLNRAKQQGFTLLEVMVVIVIIGILASVVVPNLLGNKDKADKQKVITDIVALENALDMYKLDNSVYPTTDQGLEALVTMPSNPEPRNYRDGGYIKRLPKDPWGYEYQYLSPGDNGQVDIFSLGADGQEGGEGSQADIGNWNMQDVK, from the coding sequence ATGAAACTAAATCGCGCTAAGCAGCAAGGTTTTACCTTGTTAGAAGTCATGGTGGTGATCGTCATCATCGGTATCTTGGCCAGTGTTGTGGTTCCTAACCTATTAGGGAACAAAGACAAAGCAGACAAACAAAAAGTAATCACTGACATCGTTGCACTAGAAAATGCATTAGATATGTACAAGCTGGACAACAGCGTTTACCCAACTACTGACCAAGGTCTTGAAGCGCTGGTTACTATGCCATCAAACCCAGAGCCACGTAATTACCGCGATGGTGGTTACATCAAGCGCCTACCAAAAGACCCTTGGGGCTATGAATATCAATACCTAAGCCCAGGTGATAACGGTCAGGTTGATATCTTTTCTTTAGGTGCAGATGGTCAGGAAGGCGGTGAAGGCTCGCAAGCTGATATCGGCAACTGGAACATGCAAGACGTTAAATAA
- the gspH gene encoding type II secretion system minor pseudopilin GspH — translation MNKQHGFTLIEILLVLVLLSLTAVAVIATLPSSKNDLSKKYAQSLFQRIQLMNEEAVLAGKDFGLRVNEQKSQYALLSLDQEGWQPLELKQIPSETKLEDGLSLQLELGGGAWQEDERLFEPSSLFEEDRFAEEDNQKKQVKPPQVFILSSSEITPFTLSFYPSDGDAFNDGWRVIGKDTGEIILIAPGEEVEEDDNAVF, via the coding sequence ATGAATAAACAACACGGTTTTACCCTGATAGAAATTTTATTGGTGCTGGTTTTGTTGTCGCTAACCGCAGTTGCGGTTATTGCGACGTTGCCTTCAAGCAAAAATGACTTATCAAAAAAGTATGCACAGAGCCTTTTCCAACGAATACAACTCATGAATGAAGAAGCGGTATTGGCTGGAAAAGATTTTGGCCTTCGAGTGAATGAGCAAAAGTCTCAATATGCTTTGTTGAGTTTGGATCAAGAGGGTTGGCAGCCTTTAGAGCTCAAGCAGATCCCAAGTGAAACAAAACTGGAAGATGGCCTATCACTTCAATTGGAACTCGGCGGTGGCGCTTGGCAAGAGGATGAGCGGTTATTTGAGCCCAGTAGCCTATTTGAAGAAGATAGATTTGCTGAGGAAGATAACCAGAAGAAACAGGTTAAGCCCCCGCAAGTTTTTATTTTATCAAGTTCAGAGATTACGCCGTTCACCTTGTCCTTTTATCCCAGTGATGGCGATGCGTTTAACGATGGCTGGCGTGTGATCGGTAAAGACACGGGTGAGATCATCCTAATCGCACCGGGAGAAGAAGTAGAAGAGGATGACAATGCGGTATTCTGA
- the gspI gene encoding type II secretion system minor pseudopilin GspI: protein MTMRYSDLSSRTTASRKARGMTLLEVLVALAVFATAAISVIRSVSQHITTVNYLEDKMFAAMVVDNQMANVMLSSEKLKAKKGTEELAGRIWYWQVKPVATTQPLLKAFDVSVSTQEQASPIVTVRSYVKQ from the coding sequence ATGACAATGCGGTATTCTGATTTAAGTTCTCGGACGACTGCGAGCAGAAAAGCCCGAGGGATGACCTTACTTGAAGTGTTGGTCGCGCTAGCCGTATTTGCGACAGCGGCAATCAGTGTGATTCGTTCGGTGAGCCAGCATATTACGACAGTGAATTACCTTGAAGATAAAATGTTTGCCGCGATGGTCGTGGACAATCAAATGGCCAATGTCATGCTTTCATCTGAAAAACTGAAAGCGAAAAAAGGCACGGAAGAGTTAGCGGGGCGAATTTGGTATTGGCAAGTAAAGCCTGTTGCAACCACGCAGCCTTTACTTAAGGCATTTGATGTGAGCGTTTCTACACAAGAACAAGCCAGCCCTATTGTTACGGTGAGAAGTTATGTTAAGCAGTAA